One part of the Pandoraea faecigallinarum genome encodes these proteins:
- the ispG gene encoding flavodoxin-dependent (E)-4-hydroxy-3-methylbut-2-enyl-diphosphate synthase gives MASVECMPIIGGPAPRRQSRKVGIRWGGQLVTVGGDSPIRVQSMTNTDTEDVIGTAIQVKELAQAGSELVRITVNTPEAAAAVPEIRNQLDRMGVMVPLVGDFHYNGHTLLADYPDCAEALSKYRINPGNVGKGAKRDTQFAQMIEMAIKYDKPVRIGVNWGSLDQSLLARIMDENAARATPWDAQSVMYEALITSALESAELAQRVGLSADKILLSCKVSAVQDLIAVYRELGKRCDYALHLGLTEAGMGSKGIVASTAALSVLLQEGIGDTIRISLTPEPGGARTGEIVVAQEILQTMGLRAFAPMVIACPGCGRTTSTVFQELAASIQKYLREQMPVWKAQYPGVENMNVAVMGCIVNGPGESKHANIGISLPGSGESPAAPVFVDGEKVRTLRGDHIAEEFQQIVDDYVKTHYGQAPGVVAA, from the coding sequence ATGGCTTCTGTAGAATGCATGCCGATCATCGGTGGTCCGGCGCCTCGCCGTCAGTCCCGCAAGGTCGGGATTCGCTGGGGCGGCCAGCTCGTGACGGTCGGCGGCGATTCGCCGATTCGCGTGCAATCGATGACCAATACCGACACGGAAGACGTGATCGGCACGGCCATTCAGGTGAAGGAACTGGCGCAGGCGGGCTCGGAACTCGTGCGCATTACGGTGAATACGCCCGAAGCGGCCGCCGCCGTGCCCGAGATTCGCAATCAGCTCGATCGCATGGGGGTGATGGTGCCGCTGGTCGGCGACTTCCATTACAACGGTCATACGTTGCTTGCCGATTATCCGGACTGCGCCGAAGCCTTGTCGAAGTACCGCATCAACCCGGGTAACGTCGGTAAGGGCGCCAAGCGCGACACGCAGTTCGCGCAGATGATCGAAATGGCGATCAAGTACGACAAGCCGGTGCGTATCGGTGTGAACTGGGGCAGCCTCGATCAGTCGCTGCTCGCTCGCATCATGGACGAAAACGCGGCACGCGCCACGCCGTGGGACGCGCAAAGCGTGATGTACGAAGCGTTGATCACATCGGCGCTCGAATCGGCCGAGCTTGCCCAGCGCGTCGGTTTGTCGGCCGACAAGATTCTGTTGTCGTGCAAGGTCAGTGCCGTGCAGGACTTGATCGCCGTGTACCGCGAGCTCGGCAAGCGTTGCGACTACGCGCTGCATCTCGGGCTGACCGAAGCCGGTATGGGCTCGAAGGGCATCGTCGCGTCGACGGCGGCGCTGTCGGTGCTGCTGCAGGAGGGGATCGGCGACACGATCCGTATTTCGCTGACGCCCGAGCCGGGTGGCGCGCGTACGGGCGAAATCGTGGTGGCGCAGGAAATCCTGCAGACGATGGGATTGCGTGCGTTCGCGCCGATGGTGATTGCCTGTCCGGGGTGCGGCCGTACGACGAGCACGGTGTTCCAGGAACTGGCTGCCAGTATTCAGAAATATCTGCGTGAACAAATGCCGGTGTGGAAGGCTCAATATCCGGGCGTCGAGAACATGAACGTCGCGGTCATGGGCTGCATCGTGAACGGCCCGGGCGAGTCGAAGCACGCGAACATCGGCATCAGCCTGCCGGGTTCGGGCGAGTCACCCGCCGCGCCGGTTTTCGTCGATGGAGAAAAGGTTCGTACGCTTCGCGGCGACCATATCGCCGAAGAGTTCCAGCAGATCGTCGACGATTACGTGAAGACGCATTACGGCCAGGCCCCAGGCGTCGTTGCCGCGTAA
- the hisS gene encoding histidine--tRNA ligase, with product MPAASRLQAGRTQENMTDAKKNRLAKLGGVKGMNDILPQDEALWEFFEESVRAMLRAYGYQQIRTPILEHTQLFTRGIGEVTDIVEKEMYSFTDSLNGEQLTMRPEGTAAAVRATLEHNLLYGGPKRLWYFGPMFRHEKPQRGRYRQFHQVGVEALGLAGPDADVEIILMCQRLWDDLGLTGIHLQLNSLGQGEERARHRADLIAYLEKHADLLDEDGKRRLYTNPLRVLDTKNPAMQAVVEGAPKLIDYLGEESIKHFEGVQSLLKANNIPFTINPRLVRGLDYYNLTVFEWVTDKLGAQGTVAGGGRYDPLIEQLGGDATPACGWAMGVERILELLREDDLVPQAEGADVYVVHQGESAVAPALIAAERMRDAGLNVVFHCSPDGKSSSFKVQMKRANASGANFAVIIGENEVASGVAGVKHLRAAEQTNNQSSVPFDGLAEYLIDAIVASADESVNESLADDGAGNETLH from the coding sequence ATGCCGGCAGCGAGCAGGCTGCAAGCAGGCAGAACACAAGAGAATATGACTGACGCAAAGAAGAATCGCCTCGCCAAACTGGGTGGGGTCAAAGGCATGAACGACATCCTCCCGCAGGACGAAGCCCTGTGGGAGTTTTTCGAAGAATCGGTGCGTGCGATGCTGCGTGCCTATGGTTATCAGCAGATTCGCACGCCGATTCTCGAGCACACGCAGCTCTTCACACGCGGTATCGGTGAAGTGACGGACATCGTCGAGAAGGAGATGTACAGCTTCACCGACTCGCTCAACGGCGAGCAGTTGACGATGCGTCCCGAAGGCACCGCGGCAGCCGTTCGCGCAACGCTCGAACACAATTTGCTGTACGGCGGTCCGAAGCGGCTGTGGTACTTCGGCCCGATGTTCCGCCATGAGAAGCCGCAGCGCGGCCGTTATCGGCAGTTCCACCAGGTTGGCGTGGAAGCGCTCGGTCTGGCTGGCCCGGATGCGGACGTCGAGATCATTCTGATGTGCCAGCGCCTGTGGGACGATCTCGGTTTGACCGGCATTCACCTGCAACTGAATTCGCTGGGCCAGGGTGAAGAGCGTGCGCGCCATCGTGCCGATCTGATCGCCTATCTCGAGAAGCATGCGGATCTGCTGGATGAGGACGGCAAGCGTCGCCTCTACACCAACCCGTTGCGCGTGCTCGATACGAAGAACCCGGCAATGCAGGCGGTGGTCGAAGGAGCGCCGAAGCTCATCGATTATCTCGGCGAGGAATCGATCAAGCACTTCGAAGGCGTGCAGTCGCTGCTCAAGGCGAACAACATTCCGTTCACTATCAATCCGCGTCTGGTGCGCGGTCTGGATTATTACAATCTGACCGTGTTCGAATGGGTCACCGACAAGCTGGGTGCGCAGGGCACGGTGGCCGGTGGCGGTCGTTACGACCCGCTTATCGAGCAGTTGGGCGGCGATGCAACGCCGGCCTGCGGCTGGGCGATGGGAGTCGAACGTATTCTCGAACTGCTGCGCGAAGACGACCTCGTGCCACAAGCCGAGGGGGCTGACGTCTACGTCGTGCATCAGGGCGAATCGGCCGTTGCGCCGGCATTGATCGCCGCGGAGCGCATGCGCGATGCGGGCCTGAACGTCGTGTTCCATTGCAGCCCGGACGGCAAGAGCAGCAGTTTCAAGGTGCAAATGAAGCGCGCGAACGCGAGTGGCGCGAATTTCGCAGTCATCATCGGCGAGAACGAAGTGGCGTCGGGAGTGGCTGGGGTCAAGCACCTGCGTGCCGCAGAGCAGACGAACAACCAGTCGAGCGTACCGTTCGACGGGCTTGCCGAGTACCTGATCGACGCCATCGTCGCCAGCGCCGACGAGAGCGTGAACGAAAGCCTGGCCGATGACGGCGCAGGCAACGAAACCCTTCACTAA
- a CDS encoding YfgM family protein: MSSYHEEQEQIENVKAWWKQYGNYVIWTLVVIMLAYGGWNLWRYYERKQAVEAGVLYGELESAVDAKDKTKVARIASDMESKFSGTPYAQMTALLAARTLADAGDAAGAKAQLQWAVSNARDDEYKQLAKLRLAGVLLDEKAYDEALKLLDNPPASYAGVFADRRGDVLVAQSKVADAKTAYKLALDKLDKQDSGMRQFVQFKLDALGA; this comes from the coding sequence ATGAGCAGCTATCACGAGGAACAGGAACAGATCGAGAACGTAAAGGCCTGGTGGAAGCAGTACGGCAATTACGTTATCTGGACGCTCGTCGTCATCATGCTCGCCTACGGCGGCTGGAATCTGTGGCGCTATTACGAGCGTAAGCAGGCGGTGGAAGCTGGCGTACTGTATGGCGAACTGGAAAGCGCTGTCGACGCGAAGGACAAAACCAAGGTCGCTCGCATTGCTTCCGACATGGAGAGCAAGTTCAGCGGCACGCCGTATGCGCAGATGACGGCGTTGCTCGCGGCCAGGACGCTTGCGGACGCCGGCGATGCCGCGGGAGCGAAGGCACAACTGCAGTGGGCTGTGTCGAACGCCAGGGATGACGAGTACAAGCAACTGGCCAAGCTGCGTTTGGCCGGCGTGCTGCTCGACGAGAAGGCCTACGACGAAGCGCTCAAGCTGCTCGACAATCCGCCGGCTTCGTATGCCGGTGTGTTTGCCGACCGCCGTGGCGACGTGCTCGTCGCACAGAGCAAGGTGGCCGATGCCAAGACCGCGTACAAGCTGGCGCTCGACAAGCTCGACAAGCAGGATTCGGGCATGCGTCAGTTCGTGCAGTTCAAGCTCGACGCGCTGGGGGCCTGA
- the bamB gene encoding outer membrane protein assembly factor BamB produces MATSQSVQVAPTVSRRGIFKRAGTAVMTLAVLGTLGGCGLFGSKPAHEPTPLTEIKQALTVKQIWTASVGKAGAYSFAPVAVGNAVFAAGANGSVVRVDAETGASNWSAKADTNITAGPGSDGETTVVATHKGDVIAFDHDGKASWKANAGSEVLTAPLVGRGLVVVRAINNRVTAFDSSTGSVRWSYSQPAVTLTLRTGTGMTFVGDRSVITGFPGGKLVALDANTGNPQWITPLSYPKGVTEVERVNDVTGAPVVFGRQVCGATFQGRVGCVDVQTGNGLWARDFSSPNGVSQDERVVAAVNTDGAVYAFNAADGSTLWQNDKLKYRDLSAPLALGRVVVVGDKQGYLHFLSRDNGEFLARVKLSGAISAQPVIAGQTLVVQTRDGNIYGFRPE; encoded by the coding sequence ATGGCTACGTCACAGTCCGTGCAGGTTGCCCCGACGGTCTCGCGCCGTGGCATTTTCAAGCGTGCAGGCACCGCCGTGATGACGCTGGCAGTGCTGGGCACACTGGGTGGTTGTGGACTCTTCGGCAGCAAGCCGGCACACGAGCCGACGCCGCTCACGGAGATCAAGCAGGCGTTGACCGTCAAGCAAATCTGGACGGCAAGCGTGGGCAAGGCCGGTGCGTACAGCTTCGCGCCGGTCGCCGTGGGCAACGCCGTGTTTGCGGCGGGCGCGAACGGCAGCGTTGTGCGCGTGGATGCAGAGACGGGAGCCTCGAACTGGTCGGCCAAGGCGGACACGAACATCACCGCTGGGCCGGGTAGCGATGGCGAAACGACGGTCGTCGCCACGCACAAGGGCGACGTGATCGCCTTCGATCACGATGGCAAGGCGTCGTGGAAAGCGAATGCCGGCAGCGAGGTGCTCACCGCGCCGCTGGTCGGCCGTGGTCTCGTGGTGGTGCGTGCCATCAACAACCGTGTGACGGCGTTTGATTCGAGCACCGGTTCAGTGCGCTGGTCGTATTCGCAGCCGGCGGTGACGCTCACGTTGCGCACCGGCACGGGCATGACGTTCGTGGGCGACCGCTCGGTCATCACCGGATTCCCGGGTGGCAAGCTCGTAGCGCTCGATGCGAACACCGGCAACCCGCAATGGATCACGCCGCTGTCGTACCCGAAGGGGGTGACGGAGGTCGAGCGCGTCAATGACGTGACGGGCGCGCCGGTCGTCTTCGGCCGTCAGGTGTGTGGTGCGACGTTCCAGGGCCGCGTGGGCTGCGTCGACGTGCAGACCGGCAACGGCCTGTGGGCGCGCGATTTTTCGTCGCCGAACGGTGTGTCGCAGGACGAGCGCGTGGTGGCCGCGGTCAATACCGACGGTGCCGTCTACGCGTTCAATGCTGCCGATGGCAGTACACTGTGGCAGAACGATAAGCTCAAGTACCGCGATCTGTCGGCGCCGCTGGCGCTGGGCCGTGTCGTGGTCGTGGGCGACAAGCAGGGCTATCTGCATTTCCTGTCGCGTGACAACGGCGAGTTCCTCGCCCGCGTCAAGCTGAGCGGAGCCATCAGCGCGCAGCCGGTCATCGCCGGTCAGACGCTGGTTGTGCAGACCCGCGACGGCAATATTTATGGCTTCCGTCCGGAATAA
- the der gene encoding ribosome biogenesis GTPase Der: MKPVIALVGRPNVGKSTLFNRLTRSRDALVADMPGLTRDRHYGEGRVGEHPYLVIDTGGFEPVAKDGIFHEMAKQTRQAVVEADVVIYIVDGRQGLTPQDQIIADYLRKTGRKIMLVVNKAEGMKYTTVANDFYELGLGDPLAISAAHGDGVKEVIDEAIAPFYANPDESEDDDKHDGRVKIAIVGRPNVGKSTLVNTLLGEERVIAFDMPGTTRDSIHIDFERQGKNYTLIDTAGLRRRGKVFEAIEKFSVVKTLQSIADANVVILMLDARQDISDQDAHIAGFILESGRAVVVGVNKWDGLDEYTRDQAKQELERKLKFLGFANFHFISAAKATGIGPLMRSVDEAYAAAMSKLPTPKLTKALIEAVEHQQPRRSGFSRPKLRYAHQGGSNPPIIVIHGNSLDGVTDSYRRYLENRFRETFKLKGTPLRIEFRNSANPYAKGE; the protein is encoded by the coding sequence ATGAAACCCGTGATTGCGCTCGTAGGGCGCCCCAACGTCGGCAAATCGACGCTATTCAACCGTTTGACCCGCTCGCGCGACGCCCTCGTCGCCGACATGCCCGGGCTCACGCGCGACCGTCACTATGGCGAGGGGCGTGTTGGCGAGCATCCGTATCTCGTGATCGACACCGGAGGCTTCGAGCCCGTGGCCAAGGACGGCATTTTTCACGAGATGGCCAAGCAGACACGCCAGGCCGTGGTTGAGGCCGACGTCGTGATCTATATCGTCGATGGGCGTCAGGGCCTGACCCCGCAAGATCAGATCATCGCCGACTATCTGCGCAAGACCGGGCGCAAGATCATGCTCGTGGTCAACAAGGCCGAGGGCATGAAGTACACCACGGTCGCGAACGACTTCTATGAGCTGGGCCTGGGCGATCCGCTCGCGATCTCCGCTGCGCACGGCGATGGTGTGAAGGAAGTCATTGACGAAGCGATTGCACCGTTCTATGCGAATCCGGACGAAAGCGAGGACGACGACAAGCACGACGGCCGCGTGAAGATCGCGATTGTTGGACGCCCGAACGTCGGTAAGTCGACGTTGGTTAACACGCTGCTCGGCGAAGAGCGCGTGATCGCATTCGACATGCCGGGAACCACGCGCGACTCGATCCATATCGATTTCGAGCGTCAGGGCAAGAATTACACGCTAATCGACACGGCAGGCCTGCGCCGGCGCGGTAAGGTGTTCGAAGCGATCGAGAAGTTCTCGGTTGTGAAAACACTGCAATCGATCGCGGACGCGAACGTCGTGATTCTCATGCTCGATGCGCGTCAGGACATTTCGGATCAGGATGCGCACATTGCCGGCTTCATTCTGGAGTCGGGCCGTGCGGTGGTCGTGGGCGTGAACAAGTGGGACGGGCTTGACGAATACACGCGTGACCAGGCCAAGCAGGAGCTGGAGCGGAAACTCAAATTCCTCGGTTTTGCGAACTTCCACTTCATTTCGGCCGCGAAAGCGACGGGCATCGGCCCGCTGATGCGCTCGGTCGACGAGGCTTACGCCGCGGCCATGAGCAAACTGCCCACGCCGAAGCTTACAAAAGCGCTCATTGAGGCGGTGGAGCACCAGCAGCCGCGCCGTTCCGGCTTCTCGCGTCCGAAATTGCGGTACGCACATCAAGGTGGCTCGAACCCGCCGATCATCGTCATTCACGGGAATAGTCTGGATGGCGTGACCGATAGCTATCGTCGATACCTGGAGAACCGTTTCCGCGAAACTTTTAAGTTGAAGGGCACTCCATTACGCATAGAGTTCCGCAACAGCGCGAACCCTTACGCCAAGGGCGAGTGA
- the hfq gene encoding RNA chaperone Hfq, translating into MSNKGQLLQDPFLNALRKEHVPVSIYLVNGIKLQGNIESFDQYVVLLRNTVTQMVYKHAISTVVPARPVNFHPEAEQS; encoded by the coding sequence ATGAGCAACAAAGGGCAACTTCTACAAGACCCGTTTCTGAACGCCTTGCGTAAGGAGCATGTTCCCGTCTCGATCTATCTGGTCAACGGTATCAAGCTGCAGGGAAACATCGAGTCGTTCGACCAGTATGTCGTCCTGCTGCGCAACACGGTCACGCAAATGGTTTACAAGCACGCCATTTCGACGGTCGTTCCTGCGCGTCCGGTGAATTTCCATCCGGAAGCCGAGCAGTCCTGA
- the hflK gene encoding FtsH protease activity modulator HflK has protein sequence MIFSLNDPRWGRDGGGDAPSGNQEPNRPDRANTPNSQDQKEPQRGPQGPQQDGPPDLDELWRDFNRRLNRIFGRKNGGGGNGGSNNFSGGSRGSGIGVGVVVALAFLIWLATGIFIVQEGQVGVVTQFGKYKYTTTSGIQWRLPYPFQSVEVVNMSQIRSVEIGRSNTIRDTDLKDSSMLTGDENIIDVRFAVQYRIKDATEFLFNNVDAESSVNLAAQTAVREIVGKSKMDFVLYAGREEIANELVTSIQRILDSYKTGILVTSVTMQSVQPPEQVQAAFDDAVKAGQDLERAKNEAQAYANDVIPRAKGTASRLMEEAAGYKARVVSQAQGDADRFKSVQEAYAKAPGVIRERMYLDTMQQIYSRTTKIMVDSKNNSLLYLPLDKIMERSRGDTSTPAPASGAGTGAAAGTSAADDNNDVDHDRSRAALRNRDRDSR, from the coding sequence TTGATTTTCTCCCTGAACGACCCGCGCTGGGGGCGGGACGGCGGCGGCGATGCGCCGTCCGGCAATCAGGAGCCGAACCGCCCCGATCGTGCGAACACTCCGAATTCGCAGGATCAGAAGGAGCCGCAGCGCGGACCGCAGGGTCCGCAGCAGGATGGCCCACCCGATCTCGACGAACTGTGGCGCGATTTCAATCGCCGTCTGAATCGCATCTTCGGCCGTAAGAACGGCGGGGGCGGCAATGGCGGCTCCAATAATTTCTCCGGTGGTTCGCGCGGTTCGGGCATTGGTGTCGGCGTCGTCGTCGCACTGGCATTCCTGATCTGGCTGGCCACGGGTATTTTCATCGTCCAGGAAGGTCAGGTCGGTGTCGTCACCCAGTTCGGCAAGTACAAGTACACGACCACCTCCGGGATTCAGTGGCGCCTGCCGTACCCGTTCCAGTCGGTCGAGGTCGTCAATATGTCGCAGATCCGATCGGTGGAAATCGGTCGTTCGAATACGATTCGCGATACCGATCTGAAAGATTCCTCGATGCTCACCGGCGATGAAAACATCATCGACGTGCGCTTCGCGGTGCAATACCGCATCAAGGATGCGACGGAGTTCCTGTTCAATAACGTGGACGCCGAATCGTCGGTGAATCTGGCGGCGCAGACGGCGGTGCGCGAGATCGTCGGCAAGAGCAAAATGGACTTCGTGCTCTATGCCGGCCGTGAAGAGATTGCCAACGAACTCGTCACGTCGATCCAGCGCATTCTCGATAGTTACAAGACCGGCATTCTCGTCACCAGCGTCACGATGCAGAGCGTGCAGCCGCCCGAGCAGGTTCAGGCGGCGTTCGACGACGCCGTGAAGGCGGGGCAGGATCTGGAGCGTGCGAAGAACGAAGCGCAAGCCTATGCCAATGACGTGATTCCGCGTGCCAAGGGTACGGCGTCGCGTTTGATGGAAGAGGCGGCCGGTTACAAGGCGCGCGTCGTCTCGCAGGCGCAGGGTGATGCCGATCGCTTCAAGTCGGTGCAGGAAGCTTATGCCAAGGCGCCAGGCGTGATTCGCGAGCGTATGTATCTCGATACGATGCAGCAGATCTACTCGCGCACCACCAAGATCATGGTGGATTCGAAGAACAACAGCCTGTTGTATTTGCCGTTGGACAAGATCATGGAGCGCTCACGTGGCGACACATCGACCCCGGCACCGGCGTCCGGTGCCGGCACGGGCGCGGCGGCGGGCACGTCTGCTGCCGACGACAACAATGATGTCGACCATGATCGATCGCGCGCGGCACTGCGCAACCGCGACCGCGATTCACGCTAA
- the hflC gene encoding protease modulator HflC, with product MNRIGTVIVALIVLLIVLASTMFVVDQRRYAVVFSLGEIKDVYNQPGLKFKLPPPLQTVLYLDKRIMTIDNPEPERFITAEKKNLIVDSYVKWRIADPRKFYVSFKGDNRLAQDRLTQQIRSALQEAFTKRTVTEVVSTQRDQVMQWVKQKVGDEAAQVGIEIVDVRMRRVDLAAGISDSVYSRMAAERKRVANELRSTGAAEAEQIRADADRQRDVVVAEAYAKAQQVKGEGDATAAGIYAQAFGRDPQFAQFYQSLEAYKATFRDKKDVIIADPNSDFFRFMRGSGGAGASAGKAGK from the coding sequence ATGAACCGTATTGGAACCGTTATCGTCGCGCTGATCGTCTTGTTGATCGTGCTTGCCTCGACCATGTTCGTGGTGGATCAGCGCCGTTATGCCGTGGTGTTCTCGCTCGGCGAGATCAAGGATGTCTACAACCAGCCCGGCCTGAAGTTCAAACTGCCGCCGCCGCTCCAGACCGTGCTGTATCTGGACAAGCGCATCATGACCATCGACAACCCGGAGCCGGAGCGTTTCATCACGGCCGAGAAGAAGAATCTGATTGTCGACTCGTACGTGAAGTGGCGCATCGCCGACCCGCGCAAGTTCTACGTGAGCTTCAAGGGTGACAACCGTCTCGCGCAGGATCGCCTGACGCAGCAGATTCGCTCGGCATTGCAGGAAGCCTTCACCAAGCGCACGGTGACGGAAGTGGTGTCCACGCAGCGCGATCAGGTGATGCAGTGGGTCAAGCAGAAGGTCGGTGACGAAGCCGCTCAGGTCGGCATCGAGATCGTAGACGTGCGTATGCGCCGCGTGGATCTGGCCGCGGGTATCAGCGATTCGGTCTATAGCCGGATGGCTGCCGAGCGCAAGCGAGTGGCGAACGAGTTGCGTTCGACAGGCGCCGCCGAGGCCGAGCAGATTCGTGCCGATGCGGATCGTCAGCGTGACGTCGTCGTGGCCGAAGCGTATGCCAAGGCCCAGCAGGTCAAGGGGGAGGGCGACGCGACTGCCGCCGGCATCTATGCTCAGGCCTTCGGTCGTGATCCGCAGTTTGCCCAGTTCTATCAGAGCCTGGAAGCGTACAAGGCGACGTTCCGCGACAAGAAGGACGTCATCATCGCCGACCCAAACAGCGATTTCTTCCGATTCATGCGCGGTTCCGGCGGTGCTGGCGCGTCGGCCGGAAAAGCGGGAAAATAA
- a CDS encoding DUF2065 domain-containing protein: MLIVEGLFPFVAPDRWRQSFRKITEMPSGQIRFFGLAAVLLGLILMLLAD; the protein is encoded by the coding sequence ATGCTGATCGTCGAGGGCTTGTTCCCGTTTGTCGCGCCGGACCGGTGGCGGCAAAGTTTCCGTAAAATAACGGAAATGCCGTCCGGCCAGATTCGCTTCTTCGGTCTGGCCGCCGTCCTGCTGGGGCTGATTCTGATGCTGCTGGCCGATTAA
- a CDS encoding ATP phosphoribosyltransferase regulatory subunit produces the protein MPNWLLPENIADVLPSEARKIEDLRRLMLDRFRTYGYELVMPPMLEYVESLLTGTGHDLDLRTFKLVDQLSGRTMGLRADITPQIARIDAHLLNRKGVTRLCYAGSVLFTRPRNLLATREPFQIGAEIFGHSGLEADLEIQELLLFCLQLAGLKQIRIDLCHAGVLEALLEGVPAAEAIESQLFGALATKDVPQLQELTGDLPAHVRDALLSLTTLYGEPADTLARARQVLPDLPGVKSALDDLAYLADSQDKGGQAVLSIDLADLRGYQYHSGVMFAAYVDGIPNAIARGGRYDKVGQAFGRDRPATGFSLDLRELAAISPVEARSNAILAPADDVPGLRAKIDGLRDAGEVVIRMLPGHAQDFEEFTGDRVLVEKDGQWVVTPR, from the coding sequence ATGCCGAACTGGCTACTTCCCGAAAATATCGCCGACGTGCTGCCGTCCGAGGCGCGCAAGATCGAAGATCTGCGCCGCCTCATGCTCGATCGCTTCCGTACCTACGGCTACGAACTCGTGATGCCGCCGATGCTCGAGTATGTCGAGTCGCTGCTGACCGGCACCGGTCATGACCTGGATCTGCGCACGTTCAAGCTCGTCGATCAGCTTTCGGGGCGCACGATGGGCCTGCGCGCCGACATTACGCCGCAGATCGCCCGGATCGACGCCCACTTGCTCAACCGCAAGGGCGTGACGCGTCTGTGCTATGCGGGTAGCGTGCTGTTCACGCGTCCGCGCAACTTGCTCGCCACGCGCGAGCCGTTCCAGATCGGTGCCGAAATCTTCGGCCATAGCGGTCTGGAAGCCGATCTCGAAATTCAGGAACTGCTGCTGTTCTGCCTGCAACTGGCCGGCCTGAAGCAAATTCGCATCGATCTTTGCCATGCGGGCGTGCTCGAAGCGTTGCTGGAGGGCGTGCCGGCTGCGGAGGCCATCGAGAGCCAGTTGTTTGGCGCGCTGGCGACCAAGGACGTGCCGCAATTGCAGGAACTCACGGGCGATCTTCCGGCCCATGTGCGCGACGCGCTGCTGAGCTTGACCACGTTGTACGGCGAGCCCGCCGATACGCTGGCGCGGGCCCGTCAGGTGTTGCCGGACCTGCCGGGTGTGAAGTCGGCGCTGGACGATCTTGCTTACCTTGCGGATTCGCAGGACAAGGGTGGACAGGCGGTGCTGTCGATCGATCTGGCCGATCTGCGCGGTTACCAGTACCACAGCGGGGTGATGTTCGCGGCCTATGTGGACGGCATCCCCAACGCGATTGCACGAGGCGGCCGCTACGACAAGGTCGGGCAGGCCTTCGGCCGAGATCGTCCGGCGACCGGTTTTTCGCTCGATTTGCGTGAGTTGGCAGCGATTTCGCCGGTTGAAGCCCGTAGTAACGCGATTTTGGCTCCTGCGGACGATGTGCCCGGGTTGCGCGCCAAGATCGATGGTCTGCGCGACGCGGGTGAGGTCGTCATCCGCATGCTGCCCGGCCACGCGCAGGATTTCGAGGAGTTCACGGGCGACCGCGTTCTCGTCGAGAAAGACGGTCAGTGGGTTGTGACACCCCGGTGA